Proteins encoded within one genomic window of Candidatus Desulfarcum epimagneticum:
- a CDS encoding conserved hypothetical protein (Evidence 4 : Unknown function but conserved in other organisms) has translation MERRDFLKKAGAGAIAAAAAGAWGCGKREEAQETKAASPGKTYEWKMVTTWPPKLPVLQEGCERFARRVEEISGGRIKIQVFAGGELVPPLSCFDAVSEGTVEVGSGASYYWAGKAPASQWFAAVPFGMNGQGMSAWFHGGDGLKLWEEVYAPFNLVPRPAGSTGVQMGGWFNKKIEKIEDFKGLKMRIPGLGGKVVAKAGGTVVLLPGGEIFTSLERGVIDATEWVGPLHDLRMGFHQAAKYYYYPGWHEPGTYLEFFFNKTVFDSLPEDLKQVIEAACMESETWTLSQFDARNGAALKTLIEDKKVRLMKFPDSVLRKLKALSREVIAEEAAKDPLAKKVSDSFDKFQKMMGAWGRYSEQAYYNIIQGG, from the coding sequence ATGGAAAGACGGGATTTTTTAAAAAAAGCGGGCGCGGGCGCCATCGCCGCCGCCGCGGCCGGCGCATGGGGCTGCGGAAAGAGGGAAGAGGCCCAAGAGACAAAGGCGGCGAGCCCCGGCAAAACCTATGAATGGAAGATGGTCACCACCTGGCCCCCCAAACTGCCGGTCCTTCAGGAGGGATGCGAGCGGTTCGCCAGGCGGGTGGAGGAGATTTCCGGGGGCCGGATTAAAATCCAGGTCTTTGCCGGCGGCGAGCTGGTTCCGCCCTTAAGCTGCTTTGACGCCGTGTCCGAGGGAACCGTGGAGGTGGGAAGCGGGGCCTCTTATTACTGGGCCGGAAAAGCCCCGGCCAGCCAGTGGTTCGCCGCCGTTCCCTTCGGCATGAACGGCCAGGGCATGTCGGCCTGGTTCCACGGGGGCGACGGGCTCAAGCTGTGGGAGGAGGTGTACGCGCCCTTTAACCTGGTTCCCCGCCCGGCCGGCTCCACCGGGGTCCAGATGGGGGGATGGTTCAACAAGAAAATTGAGAAGATCGAGGATTTCAAGGGCCTTAAAATGAGAATCCCCGGCCTGGGGGGCAAGGTCGTGGCCAAGGCCGGCGGAACCGTGGTTCTTTTGCCCGGCGGGGAGATTTTCACCTCCCTGGAGCGGGGGGTCATCGACGCCACGGAATGGGTGGGGCCCCTGCATGATCTCAGGATGGGCTTTCACCAGGCCGCCAAGTATTACTACTACCCGGGCTGGCATGAGCCGGGCACCTACCTGGAGTTTTTCTTCAACAAAACCGTGTTCGACTCCCTGCCGGAAGACCTCAAACAGGTTATCGAGGCCGCCTGCATGGAAAGCGAGACCTGGACCCTGTCCCAGTTCGACGCCCGGAACGGCGCGGCCTTAAAGACCCTCATTGAGGACAAAAAGGTCAGGCTCATGAAGTTCCCGGATTCGGTCTTGAGAAAGCTCAAGGCGCTGTCCCGGGAGGTCATCGCCGAGGAGGCCGCCAAAGACCCCCTGGCGAAAAAGGTGAGCGATTCCTTTGACAAATTTCAGAAGATGATGGGCGCCTGGGGGCGGTATTCCGAACAGGCGTATTACAATATCATCCAGGGCGGCTGA